A single Oryza brachyantha chromosome 8, ObraRS2, whole genome shotgun sequence DNA region contains:
- the LOC102711642 gene encoding uncharacterized protein LOC102711642, whose translation MDGSKYKPKGSAMAGASKKLAYVLLLLLAMAAAALSVVVLHKVRERRAFAVLLRERDRQLIATRILLQKEKAFNKEMKRKLEEMKATTSSLRTQKTDLKTKIKGLEATSMDLKNREKELEAALTIKNSHIREMEERAAGTNPDQMAALMELLQRKEAELEEIKVRFQDYKTTERKSVSSKSPPLTNNANLKPDNAVVEKVKAEQKSSRNTSTTTTESKNTKDRSSEEKQVKYTATSMEDNGLQDKTGDVLEDIDDIYGESHSGKAKFPSQKKKFLTNSRAGSQEELDRLGHSGNSLDQDSDRVRYNKLLEKEIDKVSDETKKEKNADGNLEKISKHISDGNKNRLKYAVEDKASAAALKPNMSVNDDESQQQNKRHKKKKTRSKKKVIDSAAIGDDGEVSKEKEVDST comes from the exons ATGGATGGGAGCAAGTACAAGCCAAAGGGAtccgccatggccggcgccAGCAAGAAGCTTGCCTatgtgctcctcctcctgctggcCATGGCCGCTGCTGCGCTGAGTGTTGTGGTCCTGCACAAGGTCAGGGAGCGCCGCGCCTTTGCTGTCCTTCTCCGGGAGCGTGATCGGCAGCTCATCGCCACGCGGATCCTCCTCCAG AAAGAGAAGGCATTTAACAAAGAGATGAAGAGGAAGTTGGAAGAAATGAAGGCCACAACATCCTCCCTAAGAACTCAGAAGACAGACCTGAAAACGAAGATCAAAGGACTGGAAGCCACATCCATGGACCTAAAGAACAGAGAGAAAGAACTGGAAGCAGCTCTCACAATCAAAAATAGCCACATCAGAGAGATGGAAGAGAGAGCCGCAGGTACAAATCCTGACCAGATGGCAGCTCTGATGGAGCTCCTGCAGCGTAAGGAAGCCGAGCTTGAGGAGATTAAGGTCAGGTTCCAAGATTACAAGACAACAGAACGGAAGAGTGTCAGCAGCAAGAGCCCTCCTCTAACAAACAATGCAAATTTAAAACCTGACAATGCAGTAGTCGAAAAGGTTAAAGCAGAACAGAAGAGTTCTAGGAATACCAGTACCACAACAACAGAAAGCAAGAACACAAAAGACAGATCTTCAGAAGAAAAGCAAGTGAAGTATACTGCAACTAGCATGGAAGACAATGGCTTACAAGACAAAACAGGTGATGTCCTcgaagatatagatgatatcTACGGGGAAAGCCATTCAGGTAAGGCCAAATTTCCTAGCCAGAAGAAAAAGTTTCTTACTAACAGTCGAGCAGGCAGCCAAGAAGAACTGGATAGGTTGGGACACTCAGGCAACTCCCTTGACCAGGACAGTGACCGCGTTAGATACAATAAACTTCTGGAGAAGGAGATTGATAAGGTTTCTGATGAAACCAAGAAGGAAAAGAATGCTGATGGTAACTTGGAGAAAATATCGAAGCATATAAGTGATGGCAATAAAAACAGATTGAAATATGCTGTGGAAGACAaggcttctgctgctgctttgaAGCCCAATATGTCTGTAAATGATGATGAAAGTCAGCAACAAAACAAGAGacacaagaagaagaagaccaGATCCAAGAAGAAGGTGATCGATTCTGCAGCTATTGGTGATGATGGTGAagtttcaaaagaaaaggaagtagATTCCACATGA
- the LOC102711911 gene encoding putative disease resistance protein RGA4, translated as MAESLLLPMVRGVAGKAADELVLTVTRMWGVDDYRRRLERHLVYVQSLLADAEEKSKTNEAVKMWMKALRSVAYEADDVLDDFRYEALRREAQSLRQRSMASKVLLTNIFSSKKHRLVFRYKASKDLKHVLDKIDELVTEMNNFGLVVRTEALPPPQIPYRQTHSTLDESEDIFGRDDDKEVLVKLLLDQQDGQRHVQVLPIIGMGGLGKTTLAKMVYNDSRIQKHFELHLWHCVSENFEAPHVVRSVIELATKARCDLGDTIELLRGKLQDVIGRKRFLLVLDDVWNEDHQKWEDLKPILCSSIGGLGSMIIVTSRSKRVASIMGSFPPHELSCMSEEDSWRLFSIKAFSREVQEQPELVRIGNCIVNKCKGLPLALKTMGGLMSSKQAAWEWEAIADSNICDTSRGKDEVLPILKLSYRHLSFEMKQCFAFFAIFPKDYEMEKYKLIELWMANGYILEEETMNYTQKGEFIFNELVWRSFLDVVHMSSDFYVEVGCKMHDLMHDLAKDVTNDECASAQELDQKKASIADVHHMQLSKTELRKISGLLNGKPSLRTLLLTYSVGEDFNELKWMPLRALCYQISYYGINDQLLNSAHLRYLDLSYSSMVALPNSVCLLYNLQTLRLNRCHNLQYLPKDLATMRKLSHIHLLNCDSLEQMPPNLRLLHNLHTLTTFVVHTSDGCGISELKDMRQLSNKLELYNLRKVIKSGSKVNLHEKKNISHLCLYWGRKEGYVPANDKIKNNEEQVLESLVPHCELKMLGLHGYSALAVPQWMRDAQMFPCIRELSISNCPGFKDMPIIWLASSLEKLRLRNMNNLTTLCKYVDVETTRCNTSLEIFSKLKRVELQDLPKLESWAETRSGEPWIGLLVFPQLEELNIKNCRKLATLPQSPALKKLSCYRESSGDVAFPLSISMGSWPSLVRLEVGLVADILMPPLEEQQNQGQNPPTTIRTLRIQSNDGFISMLNPSKQQVELQGWFAFVEELFIGFCNCFVCWPMEELRCMPCLRSLYILGCHTLEGKKGCSSEEIFPLPRLEKLGIDYCEGLVEIPMLPPSLEAIYIDGCKSLMALPSNLGDLAKLTDLRIHRCDALKVLPDHGMDGFAFLEQLEINECAGIEMLPPGLFQRLPALKYLFLWHCPRLKTLPDWMDTMHSLVSLNIHWCPMIEKFPRGIEQRLPSLKYLRIYHGCPDLQKRCRPGGEYYDLISSIPDKKISAPEPNRKIKMFVKKHFLLSC; from the coding sequence ATGGCTGAGTCGCTGCTCCTCCCCATGGTGCGCGGCGTGGCCGGCAaggccgccgacgagctcgtCCTTACCGTGACCCGCATGTGGGGCGTCGATGACTACCGGCGCAGGCTGGAACGGCACCTGGTGTACGTGCAATCCTTGCTGGCCGACGCCGAGGAGAAGAGCAAGACCAACGAGGCCGTCAAGATGTGGATGAAGGCGCTCAGGTCCGTCGCCTACGAGGCCGACGACGTCCTCGACGACTTCCGGTACGAGGCGCTGCGTCGAGAAGCGCAGAGCCTGAGGCAGAGGTCCATGGCCAGCAAGGTACTACTCACAAATATTTTCTCATCAAAGAAGCACAGGCTTGTCTTCCGTTACAAGGCGAGCAAGGATCTGAAGCATGTTCTGGACAAGATCGACGAGCTGGTGACCGAGATGAACAACTTTGGCCTAGTGGTACGCACTGAAGCACTGCCACCACCGCAGATCCCATATCGGCAGACACACTCCACACTGGACGAGTCTGAGGACATCTTTGGCAGAGACGATGACAAAGAGGTCCTGGTGAAGCTGCTGCTAGACCAACAGGATGGTCAGCGCCATGTGCAGGTGTTGCCCATTATAGGGATGGGGGGCTTGGGCAAGACCACGCTAGCGAAGATGGTGTACAACGACAGCAGGATCCAGAAGCACTTTGAGTTGCATTTGTGGCACTGTGTGTCAGAGAACTTTGAAGCTCCTCATGTCGTGAGATCTGTCATTGAGTTGGCTACAAAAGCAAGATGTGACCTTGGTGACACAATTGAGCTGCTGCGAGGAAAACTGCAAGATGTTATTGGCCGGAAAAGATTTCTACTGGTTCTTGATGATGTATGGAATGAAGATCACCAAAAGTGGGAGGACCTAAAGCCAATTCTATGTTCTTCTATAGGTGGATTAGGTAGCATGATAATTGTCACAAGCCGAAGTAAACGTGTGGCTTCAATAATGGGCTCCTTTCCTCCCCATGAGCTATCATGCATGAGTGAAGAAGATTCATGGCGATTGTTCTCAATCAAGGCATTTAGTAGAGAAGTACAAGAACAACCAGAGTTGGTTAGGATTGGCAATTGCATAGTCAACAAGTGCAAGGGACTGCCTCTTGCTCTCAAGACAATGGGTGGTTTGATGAGTTCAAAACAAGCAGCATGGGAATGGGAGGCCATTGCAGATAGCAATATTTGCGATACCAGTAGAGGCAAAGATGAAGTATTGCCCATACTGAAACTAAGCTACCGACACCTATCATTTGAAATGAAGCAATGTTTTGCCTTCTTTGCAATTTTCCCGAAGGATTATGAGATGGAGAAGTATAAACTAATTGAACTATGGATGGCAAACGGTTATATTCTTGAAGAGGAAACAATGAATTATACACAGAAAGGTGAATTCATTTTCAACGAGTTGGTCTGGAGGTCCTTTCTTGATGTTGTTCATATGTCTAGTGATTTTTATGTGGAAGTTGGATGTAAAATGCATGATCTAATGCATGACCTAGCAAAAGATGTCACAAATGACGAATGTGCATCTGCACAAGAGTTGGATCAGAAAAAGGCATCCATAGCAGATGTCCATCACATGCAACTGTCAAAGACAGAATTAAGAAAAATTAGTGGATTACTGAATGGCAAACCATCTTTGCGTACTTTATTATTAACTTATTCAGTGGGAGAGGATTTTAATGAGTTAAAATGGATGCCATTAAGAGCATTGTGCTATCAAATCAGTTATTATGGTATCAACGACCAGCTCCTAAATTCAGCACATTTACGTTATCTTGATCTTTCTTACTCAAGCATGGTTGCATTGCCAAATTCAGTATGCTTGTTGTACAACTTGCAGACATTAAGGCTTAATCGTTGTCACAATCTACAATATTTACCGAAAGATTTGGCAACAATGAGGAAGCTCAGCCATATTCATCTGTTGAACTGTGATAGTTTGGAACAGATGCCACCAAATCTTAGGTTACTGCATAATCTTCACACACTGACAACATTTGTTGTGCACACAAGCGATGGATGTGGAATCAGCGAGCTTAAAGACATGCGACAACTTAGTAATAAGTTGGAACTGTACAATTTGCGGAAAGTAATAAAGAGTGGATCAAAGGTAAATCTCCACgagaaaaagaatataagtCATCTCTGTTTGTATTGGGGCCGCAAGGAAGGATACGTTCCTGCAAATGACAAGATCAAGAATAATGAGGAACAGGTGTTGGAGTCTCTTGTACCTCATTGTGAGCTCAAAATGTTGGGGCTGCATGGGTACAGTGCCCTAGCAGTCCCGCAATGGATGAGAGATGCCCAAATGTTTCCGTGCATAAGAGAACTCTCTATTTCCAACTGTCCAGGATTTAAGGATATGCCAATAATATGGCTGGCATCCTCACTTGAGAAATTGCGTTTACGCAACATGAACAACCTGACTACGTTATGCAAGTACGTGGATGTGGAAACTACAAGATGTAATACCTCCCTAGAGATTTTCTCCAAGTTGAAAAGAGTGGAATTACAGGATTTGCCTAAGTTGGAAAGCTGGGCAGAAACACGCTCAGGAGAGCCTTGGATTGGCTTGTTGGTGTTTCCCCAGCTCGAAGAGCTAAACATAAAGAACTGCAGAAAGCTGGCAACTCTTCCTCAGAGCCCAGCTCTGAAAAAGCTATCTTGTTACCGTGAGTCATCAGGTGATGTTGCTTTTCCTCTGAGCATTTCCATGGGCTCTTGGCCATCTCTTGTCCGCTTGGAAGTCGGGCTGGTGGCAGACATCTTGATGCCTCCTCTCGAGGAGCAGCAAAACCAAGGTCAAAACCCCCCCACCACCATACGAACTTTGCGCATACAGAGTAACGACGGCTTCATATCAATGTTGAACCCGTCAAAACAGCAGGTCGAGCTTCAGGGCTGGTTCGCCTTCGTGGAAGAGTTGTTCATCGGGTTTTGcaactgttttgtttgttggcCAATGGAGGAGCTCCGATGCATGCCGTGCCTTCGATCTTTGTATATTTTAGGATGTCACACGCTGGAGGGGAAGAAGGGCTGCTCGTCCGAAGAAATCTTTCCTCTGCCCCGGCTGGAAAAGTTAGGCATAGATTACTGTGAAGGCTTGGTGGAGATTCCGATGTTGCCCCCATCTCTTGAggcaatatatattgatggatGTAAAAGTTTGATGGCACTGCCTTCAAACCTTGGAGATTTGGCCAAGCTGACGGATCTCAGGATACATCGCTGCGATGCACTAAAAGTTCTGCCTGATCATGGGATGGATGGCTTCGCTTTCCTTGAGCAGTTGGAGATCAACGAATGCGCAGGTATAGAGATGTTGCCGCCAGGTCTCTTCCAGCGGCTCCCAGCCCTCAAGTACCTATTTTTATGGCATTGCCCTCGGCTGAAAACCCTGCCTGATTGGATGGACACCATGCATTCGCTTGTTTCGTTGAATATCCATTGGTGCCCAATGATAGAGAAATTTCCACGGGGTATCGAGCAGCGGCTCCCATCGCTCAAATACCTGAGAATATACCACGGATGCCCTGACCTGCAGAAACGTTGCAGACCAGGCGGGGAGTACTATGACTTGATTTCTTCTATtccagataaaaaaatcagtgcACCAGAGCccaatagaaaaataaagatgtTTGTGAAGAAGcatttcctcctctcctgctGA